Below is a window of Paraburkholderia kururiensis DNA.
GCGTCACAGTAAGCGGAAAAATCGCTGCGACGAAAATCGAAAATAATTCAAAAATATTCGTTTCAGCGAAGCGGATTGAAAGCCTGTTTCGTTAAAACCGGAATATGACCGGCGCACAGTGAAGTGACGTCCGCGTGACATATTGCACGCCGTTGCCCAGCGCGGGCCGGACGGTTTTACATCCCCGCAGCCGTATGGGTCATGAATTACCGGAAAGCATTTCTCCATTAGCCCGGTTGAATCGTTGTTTCACGCTGTTTCATTTCCGTTTTTTCGCCATTTTCTTTTCCCTAGAATCGAATCGCACTGGTGGCCGTCGGCACTGAACGCTGCCGCGGCTTTTGCATGTGCTTCTTGCGCGTGCTTCTTTCGACTCTCGTGGACGGTTCATGACAGCGAGTACCTTGCCTGCCCCGCCCTCTCACAGCCGGCGCATCGTGCAGCTCGACGGGCTGCGCGCCATCGCCGTGCTGGCCGTGTTTGCGCAGCATGCGCTGAAGGCGCCGCTCTGGATGGGCGTGGACCTCTTCTTCGTGCTGAGCGGCTTTCTGATCACCGGCATCCTGCTCGACCGCAAGGCGCGCCAGGTGCCTTATTTCAGCTACTTTTACGCACGCCGCGCGCGACGCATCCTGCCGCCCTACGTGCTGCTCATGGTGGTGTCGTCGCTGCTGTTCGGGCTCGGCTGGGCGAAATACTGGCCGTGGTACACGTTCTTTGCGACCAACATCGGGGACGCCCTCGGCCAGAGCGGGCACGACAGCCTCAACGTGCTGTGGTCGCTCGCCGTCGAAGAGCAGTTCTACATCGTCTGGCCGTTCGTGGTGCTGCTCGTTTCCGAACGCGCGCTCGGTTTCGTCGCGGCGGCGCTGATCGTCGTGGTGCCGTTGCTGCGCGCGTTGGCCACGCCCTGGTTCGATACGTTCTGGCCCATCTATTACCTCACGCCGTTTCGCATGGACCTGCTTGCCGCGGGCGCGTTGCTCGCGGTGGTGTCGCGGCGCGATCCGCAGGCCATCGGCCGCTTCAAGCCGCTTGCGGTGCTCGGCTTCGTGGCGGCGCTCGCCGTGCTCGCGTGGCTGCATCTGCACTTTCCGCGCTTTCGGGCGGCCAATACGCCGCTTTCCAACGCGGCGCTCTACAGCATTTCGCTCGTGCTCTGCACCTCGATTGTCGTGATCGCGCTGGAAGCGAAGGGCATCGTGAAGCGCCTGCTGTGCAACCCGGTGCTCGTCTACATCGGCACGATCAGCTACACGATCTATCTGATCCACCTCACCGTGCTCTATGCGGTGTGGCCGCTGGGTCATAGCCGGCTCGCGAGTGCGGGCATTGCGCTTGCCGTCACGCTCGCCTATGCGAGCCTGAGCTGGTTCGGCTTCGAGCGGCGGTTGATCTTCGGTACGGGTCGTGCGTCAGGCGCGGCGCCGGCGCATGAGCCGTCCGCGTCCGCCGTACGTGCGGCGGCGAGGACGCGCGTATGAGGCGCCGCGCGACAACGCGAAGCTCACGCCGCATCGCGCTTGCCGTCGTGGCCTGCGTGGCGGCATGGAGCGCGGGCACGACGCCTGCGCCCGCGGCATCGTCCGTCGACGCAACGCGCAGCGGCGATGTCGTGATCGAAGCCTACGGCGACTCCACCACGCTCGGCATCTCGTGCGCGGACGGCCGTTGCGGGCCGCGTCCGCAAAACGCCGTGACGTACCTGCAGGACGACCTGCGCGCCGCACACGGCGAGCGCGTGAGCGTCGCGAACTACGGCATCGGCGGCACGATGGCAACGCAATTGCTGGACGGCAGCAGTCGCAATCCGCCGTGGAAGGCGCGCCTCGCTACCTCGCCTGCGCAGATCGTGACGATCAACTACGGCATCAACGAAGTGATGCGCAACCAGACGCCCGAGCAGTTCTACGCTGCCGAAACCGCGCTCGTGAAAGACGCGCTCGCGGCCGGCAAGCTGCCCGTGCTGCAAACGTCGAACCCGATGCCCGATGGCCGTCTGAACGCGAAGCTCGGCGCCATGGTGGCAATGACCCGCCGCGTCGCGCAGGAACAGCACGTGCCGCTCGTCGATCACTACGCGTCGATCCAGACGCTCGCCGACTGGAAAGGGATGATGTCCGACGGCGCGCATCCGAAGCCCGAGCTGTACCGCGTGAAGGCCGGGCACGACTTCGAAGTCATCGACCCGCTCGTGCAGAAGCTGCTGCGCGAAGCACCCACGGCAAGCAGCGCCGCGAACCACGCCGCAAGCCCGGCCGAAACGGGCCGCGAGCGTGCGGCGCCGCATGCGCGCGTTGCCGGCAGCCAGTCCTGATACGCACCGCCCGCGCATTCGGGCGAACACCTTTTTTCTCCGACACAGGGAAGGCACATTCCATGAGCAATCAACGCAAGGCGATCATCACCGGCGTGTCCGGGCAAGACGGCGCGTATCTCACGAAGCTGCTGCTCGGCAAGGGCTATCACGTGACCGGCACGTACCGGCGCACGAGCTCCGTGAACTTCTGGCGCATGGAAGAACTGGGCGTGCTCGATCATCCGCATCTGGAACTGGTCGAACACGACCTGACCGATCTCGGTTCCACGCTGCGTCTGCTGGAACGCGC
It encodes the following:
- a CDS encoding acyltransferase family protein produces the protein MTASTLPAPPSHSRRIVQLDGLRAIAVLAVFAQHALKAPLWMGVDLFFVLSGFLITGILLDRKARQVPYFSYFYARRARRILPPYVLLMVVSSLLFGLGWAKYWPWYTFFATNIGDALGQSGHDSLNVLWSLAVEEQFYIVWPFVVLLVSERALGFVAAALIVVVPLLRALATPWFDTFWPIYYLTPFRMDLLAAGALLAVVSRRDPQAIGRFKPLAVLGFVAALAVLAWLHLHFPRFRAANTPLSNAALYSISLVLCTSIVVIALEAKGIVKRLLCNPVLVYIGTISYTIYLIHLTVLYAVWPLGHSRLASAGIALAVTLAYASLSWFGFERRLIFGTGRASGAAPAHEPSASAVRAAARTRV
- a CDS encoding SGNH/GDSL hydrolase family protein; the encoded protein is MRRRATTRSSRRIALAVVACVAAWSAGTTPAPAASSVDATRSGDVVIEAYGDSTTLGISCADGRCGPRPQNAVTYLQDDLRAAHGERVSVANYGIGGTMATQLLDGSSRNPPWKARLATSPAQIVTINYGINEVMRNQTPEQFYAAETALVKDALAAGKLPVLQTSNPMPDGRLNAKLGAMVAMTRRVAQEQHVPLVDHYASIQTLADWKGMMSDGAHPKPELYRVKAGHDFEVIDPLVQKLLREAPTASSAANHAASPAETGRERAAPHARVAGSQS